The Natrinema salaciae genome includes a window with the following:
- a CDS encoding DUF4350 domain-containing protein: MSWHRGLLGEGGRTDWPRVLLLALAVTVLVALGTVAATSSTAFGPYNPSWDGSSTFRADVADDPGVERHLVRDTTRYDELPANETVAIVVSPTDSYDGADAERLEAFVAEGGTLVVLENFGEPGNALLAAVGADARADGQLLRDERHHFRGPTMPVATSVENHTLTTGVDQLTLNYATAVEPGNATVLASTSDFAYLGPEEDDLDEEDNLRSYPVATVENVSEGRVVVVGDPSITINAMYDEPDNAAFVRGLYADADHVIVDRSHGAELPPLSAAVLTIRGSPLLQLVVGTAGIGLVAVASRVRTRTALEAAQSRLPARFRPAGSHDARPSGPGLSDAERAEYLRRRHPDWDEDQIQRVMGALNHHRSECRDDE, encoded by the coding sequence ATGAGCTGGCACCGTGGCCTGCTGGGCGAGGGCGGCCGGACCGACTGGCCGCGGGTCCTGTTGCTCGCACTCGCCGTCACCGTCCTCGTCGCACTGGGAACCGTCGCGGCGACGTCGTCGACCGCGTTCGGCCCCTACAACCCGTCGTGGGACGGATCGTCGACGTTCCGGGCGGACGTCGCTGACGATCCCGGCGTCGAGCGCCACCTCGTCCGCGATACGACCCGGTACGACGAACTGCCGGCCAACGAGACGGTCGCGATCGTCGTGTCGCCGACGGACTCCTACGACGGGGCCGACGCCGAGCGCCTCGAGGCGTTCGTCGCCGAGGGCGGGACGCTCGTCGTCCTCGAGAACTTCGGCGAGCCGGGGAACGCGCTGCTGGCTGCGGTCGGTGCCGACGCGCGGGCCGACGGGCAGCTCCTCCGGGACGAGCGCCATCATTTCCGCGGGCCGACGATGCCGGTCGCGACGAGCGTCGAGAACCACACGCTCACGACCGGCGTCGATCAGTTGACCCTCAACTACGCCACCGCGGTCGAGCCCGGAAACGCGACGGTGCTGGCCTCGACCAGCGATTTCGCCTATCTCGGCCCCGAAGAAGACGACCTGGACGAGGAAGATAACCTCCGGTCGTATCCGGTCGCGACGGTCGAAAACGTCAGCGAGGGTCGCGTGGTCGTCGTGGGCGATCCCAGCATCACGATCAACGCGATGTACGACGAGCCGGACAACGCCGCGTTCGTCCGCGGGCTGTACGCCGACGCCGATCACGTGATCGTCGACCGCTCGCACGGGGCCGAATTACCCCCGCTGTCCGCTGCGGTGCTGACGATCCGCGGATCGCCGCTGTTACAGCTCGTCGTCGGCACCGCCGGCATCGGCCTCGTCGCGGTGGCCTCGCGAGTTCGGACTCGAACCGCACTCGAGGCCGCGCAGTCACGGCTGCCGGCGCGGTTCCGTCCGGCGGGGAGTCACGACGCTCGGCCGAGCGGCCCGGGCCTCTCCGACGCCGAACGCGCCGAGTACCTCCGCAGACGCCATCCCGACTGGGACGAGGATCAGATACAGCGAGTGATGGGAGCGCTTAACCATCACCGTTCAGAATGTAGGGACGACGAATGA
- a CDS encoding AAA family ATPase, whose amino-acid sequence MSGPTDPADGTTGDPKVVYDTLRGEVDRVLIGNETAVEYLTIALLTRGHLLLEGVPGIAKTTLANLFARTTGLEYNRIQMTPDTLPADITGTHIYRQGAGTFELQRGPVFANLVVADEINRATPKTQSALLEAMEEQRVTIEGETLSLPDPFMIVATQNPIESEGVFQLPEAQRDRFQFKLTLDLPERTDERELLDRFDDDPELGPDDVEQVLEPRALINARQSVRSVHVAPPVKEYVLDLVAATRSHADVAHGASPRATLSFLDGAKARAAIRGRDYAIPDDVKSMAEPVLRHRLVLSTDADLSDVDPDAVVAELVDAIEPPGAETGDAFESPAASDGGDGTLE is encoded by the coding sequence ATGAGCGGTCCTACCGATCCGGCCGACGGCACGACCGGCGATCCGAAGGTCGTCTACGACACACTTCGCGGAGAGGTCGACCGCGTTCTCATCGGCAACGAGACGGCGGTCGAGTACTTGACGATCGCGTTGCTGACTCGCGGCCACCTCCTGCTCGAGGGGGTACCGGGCATCGCCAAGACGACGCTCGCGAACCTCTTCGCGCGGACGACCGGGCTCGAGTACAACCGCATCCAGATGACGCCCGACACGCTCCCAGCCGATATCACGGGAACGCACATCTACCGGCAGGGTGCGGGGACGTTCGAACTCCAGCGGGGACCCGTCTTCGCGAACCTCGTGGTCGCCGACGAGATCAATCGTGCGACGCCGAAGACTCAGAGCGCGCTGCTCGAGGCGATGGAGGAGCAGCGGGTGACCATCGAGGGAGAGACGCTCTCGCTGCCGGACCCGTTCATGATCGTCGCGACCCAGAACCCAATCGAGTCCGAGGGCGTGTTCCAGCTCCCCGAAGCGCAGCGCGACCGCTTCCAGTTCAAGCTGACGCTGGACCTCCCGGAGCGGACGGACGAGCGAGAGCTGCTCGACCGGTTCGACGACGATCCCGAACTCGGCCCCGACGACGTCGAACAGGTCCTCGAGCCGCGGGCGCTGATCAATGCGCGCCAGAGCGTTCGATCGGTCCACGTCGCACCGCCGGTCAAGGAGTACGTGCTCGACCTCGTCGCCGCGACGCGATCGCACGCGGACGTCGCCCACGGTGCCTCGCCGCGTGCAACGCTGTCGTTTCTCGACGGTGCCAAGGCGCGCGCCGCGATCCGCGGTCGCGACTACGCGATTCCCGACGACGTGAAGTCGATGGCCGAACCGGTGTTGCGCCACCGGCTCGTGTTGAGCACCGACGCGGACCTGAGCGACGTCGATCCCGACGCCGTCGTCGCAGAACTCGTCGACGCGATTGAACCGCCGGGTGCCGAGACGGGTGACGCCTTCGAGTCGCCTGCGGCGAGCGACGGGGGCGACGGCACGCTCGAGTGA
- a CDS encoding DUF58 domain-containing protein: protein MYPTRRGWTVAALAGVLAILAAVFARPLVLVGSAFVGAWLVAHQYRFVRDLERTIGSLSVVQSPAQTAVRTATETPVTLAATCGAETALTLEVAAGLPVGAATNDRIAVTLDPDAERADRTRAVTWPVAGRHSFESATVTATDGLFRETITVGPTPMVTVEPPRRRTIHVGKGGDRISTSYGTHDAGRSGSGIELAELREYVPGDTGKEIDWNATARHGSPYVREYEAETDRRTMVVVDHRASLATGPRGETKLEALREVAVLIAGNARRLNDPLGLVTVGDDGITEHVEMAAPTVNYGSIRRRLLELEPTPADEHRATGVSGRDRSGPADQLEGGDHATPSNNRTGSTASEAPPSTADRTSATRVSSHRGRTTPTDARRSLADLEGDDDAFARTLRPFYADRQRYRERIAEDPLYGAVHRGVTNAHGSLWTVICTDDSRRGELRETVSLARRGGNEVTVLLAPSVLYEPGGLADVERAYDGYVAFEEFRRELARMDDVTALEVGPADRLSAILEAGRSRGDRA from the coding sequence ATGTACCCCACGCGTCGGGGATGGACGGTCGCCGCACTCGCCGGCGTGCTCGCCATCCTCGCGGCGGTGTTCGCACGCCCGCTCGTCCTCGTCGGGTCCGCCTTCGTCGGTGCGTGGCTGGTCGCCCACCAGTACCGATTCGTTCGCGACCTCGAGCGAACGATCGGCTCGCTGTCGGTCGTTCAGTCACCCGCCCAGACCGCCGTTCGGACCGCCACCGAGACGCCGGTCACGCTCGCGGCGACGTGCGGGGCCGAGACGGCACTGACGCTCGAGGTCGCTGCCGGACTGCCGGTCGGAGCCGCGACGAACGATCGGATCGCGGTGACGCTCGATCCGGACGCCGAACGGGCGGACCGAACCCGGGCCGTCACCTGGCCCGTCGCCGGCCGTCACTCGTTCGAATCCGCAACCGTGACGGCCACGGACGGGCTGTTCCGCGAGACGATTACTGTGGGTCCGACGCCGATGGTGACCGTCGAACCGCCACGCCGCCGAACGATTCACGTCGGCAAGGGCGGCGACCGGATCTCGACTTCCTACGGGACTCACGATGCCGGTCGGTCCGGGTCCGGCATCGAACTCGCGGAACTGCGGGAGTACGTCCCGGGCGATACGGGGAAAGAAATCGACTGGAACGCGACTGCACGGCACGGGTCGCCGTACGTTCGCGAGTACGAGGCCGAAACCGATCGCCGGACCATGGTCGTCGTCGACCACCGCGCCTCGCTCGCGACCGGCCCGCGGGGCGAGACGAAACTCGAGGCCCTCCGGGAGGTCGCCGTCCTCATCGCGGGCAACGCGCGCCGTCTCAACGATCCGCTCGGGCTGGTGACGGTCGGCGACGACGGGATAACCGAGCACGTCGAGATGGCGGCACCGACCGTCAACTACGGCTCGATCCGTCGCCGGCTCCTCGAGCTGGAGCCGACGCCGGCGGACGAGCACCGCGCGACGGGCGTCTCGGGACGGGACCGCTCCGGGCCGGCGGACCAGCTTGAAGGTGGAGACCACGCGACCCCCTCGAACAACCGGACCGGTTCGACCGCCTCGGAGGCTCCGCCGTCGACCGCGGATCGCACAAGCGCGACTCGCGTCTCGTCCCACCGGGGCCGTACCACGCCGACGGACGCGCGTCGATCGCTCGCCGACCTCGAGGGAGACGACGACGCGTTCGCGCGGACGCTGCGTCCCTTCTACGCGGACCGGCAGCGATACCGGGAACGGATCGCCGAAGATCCGCTGTACGGCGCGGTTCACAGGGGCGTCACGAACGCACACGGCTCGCTGTGGACGGTCATCTGCACCGACGATTCGCGGCGAGGAGAGCTCCGCGAGACGGTCTCGCTCGCGCGACGGGGTGGCAACGAGGTCACGGTCCTGCTCGCTCCCTCGGTGCTCTACGAGCCGGGCGGGCTCGCCGACGTCGAGCGGGCTTACGACGGATACGTGGCGTTCGAGGAGTTCCGTCGAGAGCTTGCTCGCATGGACGACGTGACGGCCCTCGAGGTCGGCCCGGCCGACCGGCTGTCGGCGATCCTCGAGGCGGGCCGATCGAGGGGTGATCGCGCGTGA
- a CDS encoding DUF4129 domain-containing protein: protein MVGDGYGRTLLALLLVSIAVGGGIATVNATSAADGGPAQRVAAQQSESDDDPNETQPHRNPDEYAEDGDLESLEGWLSDRMTTRLEEGAIRLREGEYEAAGGYVGEDYRERLGQYVNITEMTDGDSYDERFDVTGEQQARLSDAVREYRETKAEYEAAREAGDDRRARELARDLETLADEIDSLGGSVRGNYDDLEAGTDANLTEADAAIENVTEEIRTEQAAVREQEFEETELSLEPEREEISFLEPLAATGELRTANGSPIANEEITLEIGNRTERFTTNSTGEFTLEYRPIDEPLDAEKLSFRYVPDPQSTYLGDETNVSVSIEQVEPTVELSETPSEVSYGETHAVTGELHADGVPVDGVPLTVSLDGERIGNATVRDGAFETAVAVPASVDDGDRELRVRLPFEDRALAATANTTGVRVLETETELSIEGDSAGEREITVNGTLSAAGSDGVEGEDVQLRIDGAAASTVTTGSNGTFADTVAVPDSVDANDVTVTAVYEARDTNLESATAETAVTIDEADSQLSTVIRLGGGFLVVIAAGLGIWWYRRSDGMDAPVGSANDRGSADDGAIAAVEPLLERASEHLENGQPSDAARTGYAAVRRVLASRIDGQEALTHWEFYRAYREEGDADADSLHTLTTAYERAAFDRDRISPADAASALETARRLCEVTTSDGGGGPADDSRAVNTD, encoded by the coding sequence GTGGTTGGTGATGGTTATGGCCGTACGCTCCTCGCGCTCCTGCTCGTCTCGATAGCGGTCGGTGGCGGCATCGCCACGGTGAACGCGACGAGCGCGGCAGACGGCGGTCCCGCCCAGCGCGTCGCGGCCCAGCAATCCGAGAGTGACGACGATCCAAACGAGACGCAGCCGCATCGGAACCCCGACGAGTACGCCGAAGACGGGGATCTCGAGAGCCTCGAAGGCTGGCTGTCGGACCGGATGACGACCCGGCTCGAAGAGGGGGCCATCCGGCTGCGAGAGGGCGAGTACGAGGCGGCGGGCGGCTACGTCGGCGAGGACTACCGCGAGCGACTGGGACAGTACGTCAACATCACCGAGATGACCGACGGTGACAGTTACGACGAACGGTTCGATGTGACCGGTGAACAGCAGGCGCGGCTGTCGGACGCCGTTCGGGAATATCGGGAGACCAAAGCGGAGTACGAGGCGGCCCGCGAGGCGGGCGACGATCGGCGCGCCCGGGAACTTGCTCGTGACCTCGAGACCCTCGCCGACGAGATCGACTCCCTCGGCGGCTCGGTTCGCGGGAACTACGACGATCTCGAGGCGGGAACGGACGCCAACCTCACGGAGGCGGACGCGGCGATCGAGAACGTGACCGAGGAGATCCGGACCGAACAGGCGGCCGTTCGCGAACAGGAGTTCGAGGAAACGGAGCTCTCGCTCGAACCCGAACGGGAAGAGATCTCGTTCCTCGAGCCGCTGGCCGCGACGGGCGAGCTCCGGACCGCAAACGGCAGCCCGATCGCGAACGAGGAAATAACCCTCGAGATCGGTAACCGGACCGAGCGGTTCACGACGAACTCGACCGGCGAGTTCACGCTCGAGTATCGCCCGATCGACGAGCCGCTCGACGCCGAGAAGCTCTCGTTTCGGTACGTTCCCGACCCCCAGTCGACGTATCTCGGCGACGAGACGAACGTCAGCGTCTCGATCGAACAGGTCGAGCCGACCGTCGAGCTGTCCGAGACGCCGAGCGAGGTGTCGTACGGCGAGACCCACGCCGTCACGGGCGAGCTCCACGCCGACGGGGTTCCCGTCGACGGCGTCCCGCTCACGGTGTCGCTCGACGGCGAGCGGATCGGCAACGCCACGGTCCGAGATGGGGCGTTCGAAACCGCGGTGGCGGTTCCGGCATCGGTCGACGACGGCGACCGGGAGCTACGCGTTCGCCTCCCCTTCGAGGATCGGGCGCTAGCTGCGACGGCTAACACGACCGGCGTTCGCGTCCTCGAGACGGAGACCGAACTCTCGATCGAGGGCGATTCGGCCGGTGAGAGGGAGATCACAGTCAACGGGACGCTCAGTGCGGCCGGGTCGGACGGCGTCGAGGGCGAGGACGTTCAGCTCCGGATCGATGGGGCGGCAGCCAGCACCGTTACGACGGGTTCGAACGGAACGTTCGCGGACACCGTCGCCGTCCCGGACTCGGTCGACGCGAACGACGTAACGGTTACCGCGGTCTACGAGGCGCGCGACACCAATCTCGAGTCAGCGACGGCCGAGACGGCGGTAACGATCGACGAGGCGGACTCGCAGCTATCGACCGTGATTCGGCTCGGTGGCGGTTTCCTCGTCGTGATCGCTGCCGGACTCGGTATCTGGTGGTATCGACGCTCCGACGGGATGGATGCCCCGGTCGGTTCCGCGAACGATCGGGGCTCCGCAGACGACGGCGCGATCGCCGCCGTCGAACCCCTGCTCGAGCGGGCGAGCGAGCACCTCGAGAACGGACAGCCCAGCGACGCGGCCCGGACGGGCTACGCGGCCGTCCGTCGGGTCCTGGCGTCGCGGATCGACGGACAGGAGGCGCTCACTCACTGGGAGTTCTATCGCGCCTACCGGGAGGAGGGCGACGCGGACGCCGACTCGCTTCATACCCTTACCACGGCGTACGAACGCGCCGCGTTCGATCGGGACCGCATCTCCCCGGCCGACGCTGCGAGCGCCCTCGAGACGGCGCGGCGGCTGTGCGAGGTCACGACGTCGGACGGCGGCGGAGGGCCCGCGGACGACTCGAGAGCCGTTAATACGGATTGA
- a CDS encoding DUF1616 domain-containing protein, whose protein sequence is MVVFRSLWLLLPRQVRRLPADLAAVVALVAATNVAALVPVIRETLLRVPLGLAFVLFVPGYAFIAALFPEAGESPAPAATSGAPGENATDDSDPDGWYDSIASRNSIDGLERVALSFGFSVAIVPLVGLAVSLTPWEFRLTPILVALSSVTLALTAVAATRRWELPGDDRFRVPYRAWYAAGRAQLLEPDTRADAALNVLLAVSVVLAVGSVGYAVTVPPDGERFSAIYLLTEDDDGELVADDYPTEFVQGESQELIVGIDNHEHETTEYTVVVLEQDVEVIKNGTVSGNATVNETVIREQRELDRFSTTIPHNESWHQKYELEPTMTGENQRVVWLLFPGGEVPAEPSMADSDYAVHLWVNVSEP, encoded by the coding sequence ATGGTCGTGTTCCGATCGCTCTGGCTCCTGCTCCCACGGCAAGTCAGGCGGCTGCCTGCCGATCTCGCTGCCGTCGTCGCTCTCGTCGCCGCGACGAACGTCGCTGCGCTGGTACCCGTGATCCGTGAGACGCTCCTGCGAGTTCCGCTCGGGCTCGCATTCGTCCTGTTCGTCCCGGGGTATGCGTTCATCGCAGCGCTGTTCCCCGAAGCCGGCGAGTCGCCTGCGCCAGCCGCGACGTCCGGAGCGCCCGGCGAGAACGCGACAGACGATTCGGATCCGGACGGTTGGTACGACTCGATCGCCTCGCGGAACAGCATCGACGGCCTCGAGCGCGTCGCACTCTCCTTTGGGTTCAGCGTCGCGATCGTTCCCCTCGTCGGGCTCGCGGTGAGCCTCACGCCATGGGAGTTCCGACTGACGCCGATTCTGGTCGCGCTCAGCAGCGTTACGCTCGCGTTGACGGCCGTTGCAGCTACCCGCCGGTGGGAACTGCCGGGCGACGACCGGTTTCGAGTTCCCTACCGAGCATGGTACGCCGCCGGCCGCGCTCAACTGCTCGAGCCGGACACGCGCGCCGACGCGGCGCTGAACGTGCTGTTAGCTGTGTCCGTCGTTCTCGCGGTCGGCAGCGTGGGGTATGCCGTGACGGTCCCGCCCGACGGCGAGCGGTTCTCCGCGATCTATCTGCTGACCGAGGACGACGACGGCGAACTGGTCGCCGACGACTACCCGACTGAGTTCGTTCAGGGGGAGAGCCAGGAGCTGATCGTCGGCATCGACAACCACGAACACGAGACGACCGAATACACGGTGGTGGTCCTCGAGCAAGATGTCGAGGTGATCAAAAACGGGACCGTGAGCGGGAACGCAACGGTCAACGAGACCGTCATTCGGGAACAGCGCGAACTCGACCGGTTCTCCACCACGATCCCGCACAACGAGAGCTGGCACCAGAAGTACGAACTCGAGCCCACGATGACCGGCGAGAACCAGCGCGTCGTCTGGTTGCTTTTTCCCGGCGGAGAGGTTCCGGCCGAGCCCTCGATGGCTGATAGCGACTATGCTGTGCACCTATGGGTGAACGTATCCGAGCCCTGA
- a CDS encoding glycosyltransferase family 2 protein → MIEPVDPVLGGIALGLLAWGFERYRTQFVKSDLVLATTFSFGIVLFTVSPWVYDSVGNLLNINQRFVLFSLLAHLAMLAIVLYLLTTVRETNARYSDLVRNLSADQVAQTDGGKRTIFIVIPAYNEGETIQNVVKSLPETIRGYAIQPLVISDGSDDDTAENAQYNGTAVVEHPVNQGQGGALKTGFQIALERQAEIVVTMDGDGQHPAAELERLVSPVIDNEADYVMGSRYKGEDHSNNGLVRENGIVAFTRLINLLTDSDITDCTNGFRAIRASRLEEMQLTEERFSAPELIIEAKKNGLRIREIPIKIEERQAGETKKPQLKYAIGLTRAVLTTWIR, encoded by the coding sequence ATGATAGAACCGGTCGATCCAGTCCTCGGAGGAATCGCACTCGGGCTCCTTGCATGGGGGTTCGAACGGTATCGAACGCAGTTCGTCAAGTCGGACCTCGTACTGGCGACCACATTCTCGTTCGGGATTGTGCTCTTTACGGTATCCCCCTGGGTGTACGACTCCGTCGGGAATCTGCTCAACATCAATCAGCGGTTTGTCCTGTTTTCCTTGCTCGCCCATCTCGCGATGCTCGCGATTGTCCTCTATCTGCTCACGACGGTCCGTGAGACCAACGCCCGTTATTCTGATCTCGTCAGGAACCTCTCGGCAGATCAGGTGGCACAGACCGATGGAGGTAAGCGAACGATCTTCATCGTGATTCCGGCGTACAACGAGGGTGAGACGATCCAGAACGTCGTCAAATCGCTCCCGGAGACGATTCGCGGCTACGCAATTCAGCCGCTCGTCATCTCCGACGGCTCCGACGACGATACCGCCGAGAACGCACAGTACAACGGTACCGCTGTTGTCGAACATCCCGTGAATCAGGGTCAGGGCGGCGCGTTGAAAACAGGCTTTCAGATAGCGCTCGAACGACAGGCCGAAATCGTTGTGACGATGGACGGCGACGGCCAGCATCCGGCAGCCGAACTTGAGCGACTCGTTTCGCCCGTGATCGACAACGAGGCGGACTACGTGATGGGATCGCGATACAAGGGCGAAGACCACTCGAACAACGGTCTCGTCCGCGAAAACGGAATCGTCGCGTTCACTCGTTTAATAAACCTACTGACCGATTCCGATATTACGGACTGTACGAACGGATTTCGCGCGATCCGGGCGTCGAGGCTCGAGGAGATGCAGTTGACCGAAGAGCGATTCAGCGCACCCGAGTTGATTATCGAGGCGAAGAAGAACGGACTGCGGATTCGCGAAATTCCGATCAAGATCGAAGAGAGACAAGCCGGTGAGACGAAAAAGCCCCAGTTGAAGTATGCGATCGGGTTGACGCGGGCGGTCCTCACGACGTGGATCAGATAA
- a CDS encoding glycosyltransferase family 4 protein encodes MTNSPRILGFADSRSSKIAIPLSSLPDSEVITVANREGFSKYPYLFRSGYQRIVSDPPDVLLANYPGRLGSTVLSLGRFTRTPVVIRVGGDFWRTNREELRRELRNWNIRSALARSGQIGLNELFGTNSDGYLVVSNELRRLVATRTGLSLERVRRVPVPINEAQYRRGDPEIGREYVARDSGRILLTVTNLRFKGKIEGVRHLVQEVQPLLRAHSDLSYVIAGGGRYLDNLRRYLDRNVPEAIRDRIVTTGFVSNVVDLYAAASVFVYCSYIDGYPNVISEAMASGLPIIANAAHGMVEQITHDETGLLVSTHCRGEFTSGIARLLSNDDLAARLGSAAQQRVTVRNDPNRIGREMATALSEILMVI; translated from the coding sequence ATGACGAATAGTCCCCGAATCCTCGGCTTTGCGGATTCTCGATCGTCGAAGATAGCGATTCCGTTGTCGTCGCTCCCCGATTCGGAGGTGATCACTGTAGCGAACCGAGAGGGTTTCTCGAAATACCCATATTTGTTCCGGTCCGGATACCAACGAATAGTTTCCGATCCGCCGGACGTGCTTCTCGCGAACTATCCCGGGCGACTCGGTTCGACCGTGCTCTCACTTGGCCGGTTTACTCGAACACCGGTGGTGATCCGCGTCGGTGGCGATTTCTGGCGGACAAACCGCGAAGAGTTGCGACGCGAGCTTCGAAATTGGAATATCCGCTCCGCGCTCGCGCGGAGCGGTCAGATCGGCCTGAACGAGCTATTCGGAACGAACTCGGATGGCTATCTCGTCGTCTCGAACGAACTACGACGATTAGTAGCGACCCGTACCGGTCTATCACTGGAACGGGTTCGACGTGTCCCGGTACCGATCAACGAAGCACAGTACCGACGCGGCGATCCGGAGATTGGACGGGAGTACGTTGCTAGGGACAGTGGACGGATCCTCCTCACTGTCACCAACCTCCGCTTCAAGGGAAAGATCGAAGGAGTTCGACACCTAGTTCAAGAAGTACAACCGCTTCTACGAGCGCACTCAGACCTCTCGTACGTGATCGCGGGCGGCGGTCGATACCTGGACAATCTTCGTCGCTATCTCGATCGGAATGTCCCCGAAGCGATCCGCGACCGTATCGTTACCACTGGTTTCGTATCGAACGTAGTTGACCTCTACGCCGCCGCGTCCGTATTCGTCTACTGCTCGTACATTGATGGATATCCGAACGTGATCTCCGAAGCAATGGCCTCCGGTCTCCCAATAATCGCAAACGCTGCCCACGGAATGGTAGAACAAATAACGCACGACGAAACGGGATTGCTTGTTAGCACTCACTGCCGGGGTGAGTTCACGTCCGGAATCGCGAGATTGTTATCGAACGACGACCTCGCTGCCAGATTGGGATCTGCCGCTCAACAACGTGTGACTGTGCGCAACGACCCGAACCGGATCGGCCGAGAAATGGCCACAGCCCTCTCCGAAATACTGATGGTTATCTGA
- a CDS encoding glycosyltransferase family 4 protein — protein MTSDLSVLYVNPTKQLRTGIRSLSTGLSATVDATVLTPSDSKSRISEHSRVTYRYYNATYIPGIRYTLPTSSFLRCLSRQISRADLIHVYSYFYPVCVAAVLESVRLDTPSVVTVDSLPGVNWTSGNRLVDLIGRCYTSTLGRATFTAASHVVALGEYLIGTLEPYVSENKLMVIPNGIDTEKFTPSADESANDADTKDLLFVGRLDPVKGVPTLLYALNRLSHYSEKRYRLTIVGDGTKREEYQRLCTDLGIENRVTFDGYQENVVSYYRNHDLFVLPSFSEGQPTVLLEAQSCGLPVVATDVGGASEIVEVGETVPPNDYRALADAIDSFSVGHPDSSHRARSVVKRRYSMEKMCQKYLELYSELTNDE, from the coding sequence ATGACTTCTGATCTCTCCGTCCTCTACGTTAATCCGACCAAACAGCTCCGAACAGGCATCCGATCGCTCAGCACAGGTTTATCCGCGACAGTGGACGCGACCGTGCTCACCCCGTCGGATAGCAAGTCCAGAATCTCTGAACATTCTCGTGTTACCTATCGTTATTATAATGCTACGTACATTCCTGGTATTCGATATACGCTACCAACGTCATCGTTTCTCCGGTGTCTTTCGAGACAGATCAGCCGAGCAGACCTCATCCACGTGTACAGTTATTTCTATCCCGTCTGTGTCGCGGCAGTCCTGGAATCGGTCCGGCTTGATACACCTTCGGTAGTGACTGTCGATTCGCTTCCGGGGGTGAACTGGACATCAGGAAACCGACTTGTGGATCTGATTGGACGATGTTACACGTCCACGCTAGGACGAGCGACGTTTACTGCCGCCTCCCACGTGGTCGCTCTCGGAGAGTATCTCATCGGTACGCTCGAGCCGTACGTTTCAGAAAATAAATTAATGGTAATACCGAACGGAATCGACACGGAAAAGTTTACTCCGTCTGCTGATGAGTCCGCAAACGACGCCGATACGAAGGACCTCCTCTTCGTCGGTCGACTCGATCCGGTAAAGGGAGTTCCGACTCTTCTGTACGCGCTGAATCGATTATCACACTATAGCGAGAAGAGGTACCGTCTGACCATCGTGGGAGACGGGACGAAGCGAGAGGAATACCAACGGCTATGCACCGACCTGGGAATCGAGAACCGCGTCACGTTCGACGGCTATCAGGAAAATGTCGTTTCGTACTATCGAAACCACGATCTGTTCGTTCTCCCATCATTTTCGGAAGGTCAACCGACCGTACTATTAGAGGCCCAGTCGTGCGGCTTGCCAGTAGTTGCGACCGACGTCGGTGGTGCATCTGAGATCGTCGAGGTCGGCGAAACCGTACCGCCGAACGACTATCGGGCACTGGCAGACGCGATAGATTCGTTTTCAGTCGGCCACCCGGATAGTTCTCATCGCGCACGATCGGTGGTGAAACGACGGTATTCAATGGAGAAAATGTGTCAGAAATACCTTGAGTTGTATTCAGAGTTGACAAATGACGAATAG